A genomic region of Rhodohalobacter sp. SW132 contains the following coding sequences:
- a CDS encoding toxin: MNYLGHQHQKRKITYKFSNHFHPYIGELTTKLNNGSLDGVLDVDFLESLGKDEDKTLKEIYEPQSKTGSNQSHPYQVEMQELEIDISVDGPYSPYNWELFFHVPFTIAVHLSKNQRFAEAQHWFHYIFDPTNNDTSVPAPKRFWNFLAFRQKSDVDMVDDLLKTLSRPEDSETKERVSKSIEAWRRHPFQPHVIARTRFVAYQLQVIMKYLDNLISWGDSLFRQDTIETLNEATQLYVLAANILGPKPQSIPRRGTTKPQTFASLKNKLDSFGNALVDLENRFPFNQSIPQTKKTDTEGTETLLGIGQTLYFCIPINDQLLGYWDLVADRLFKIRHCMNIEGIVRQLPLFQPPIDPGMLVKAAAGGIDISSLVSGLNQPLSPVRSTLLIQKAQEICGEVRSLGNSLLSVLEKKDGEAISLLRQEQDIRIQELSRDVRYLQWKESESATFSLLKSRESAYQRYRYYKLLLGNKEGDFSDLEQVDLERTTLTEENFDEVYQELVGKYEEDIHLDDYSITDQADSSSPSNQSGATGLGELHLNRNESKELNQHMLDARKFRDTSNSASHIGSTLALIPSMGIDFHYWGIGGRSKVSGGEMLAAVQRLVSNYYSFKASNEDSYGASASKTATYERRANDWMLQANLAAKELTQMGRQIISSLIREQITKKEYDNQLQQIEHAKEVDTFLRDKFTNDELYSWMQGELSRLYHESYKFAFDIAKKAEQTMKHELMRPEANERDFIKFNYWDAGRKGLLAGEALTFDLKRMEMAYHEYNKREYEITKHISIKQLNPMALLQLKSAGVCDVQVPEWLFDMDCPGHYMRRIKNVAVSIPAVAGPYTSINCTLSLQKSTIRKSPIIGDQYARDIENEDSRFIDYYGTIESIVTSSAQNDSGMFDVNLRDERFLPFENAGAESTWRIELPSEVRQFDYNTISDVILHIRYTSRQGGGQMAKEASSNIKTLVGNVNKNGLTRLFSLKHDFPTEWRKFSNSEDRTFKATITKDHFPYITQIGDINVDDDSGSLPYQLIEIKQDNLDLNTIPLNNIGINLAIDDSDKGLEITDDEAGTLKGIDGDLFFLVYYSIDV, from the coding sequence ATGAATTACTTAGGACATCAGCACCAAAAAAGAAAAATCACTTACAAATTTTCCAACCATTTTCATCCTTACATAGGGGAACTGACAACGAAACTCAATAACGGATCTTTAGACGGAGTTTTGGATGTCGATTTTCTTGAAAGTTTAGGAAAAGATGAAGATAAAACGCTCAAAGAAATTTATGAGCCTCAAAGCAAAACTGGTAGCAATCAGAGCCATCCGTATCAGGTAGAAATGCAAGAGCTGGAAATTGACATCAGTGTAGACGGTCCTTATTCACCCTACAACTGGGAACTATTTTTCCATGTTCCCTTCACCATTGCGGTTCATTTGAGTAAAAATCAGCGTTTTGCTGAGGCTCAGCACTGGTTTCACTATATTTTTGATCCTACTAATAACGATACTTCAGTTCCGGCACCTAAACGGTTCTGGAACTTCCTGGCTTTTCGACAAAAGTCGGATGTAGATATGGTGGACGACTTGTTGAAAACTCTCAGTCGGCCCGAAGACAGTGAAACCAAAGAGAGAGTCAGTAAAAGTATAGAAGCCTGGAGGCGGCATCCCTTTCAACCCCACGTTATTGCCCGTACCCGGTTTGTGGCCTACCAGTTGCAGGTGATCATGAAATATCTGGACAACCTTATCTCGTGGGGAGACAGCCTGTTTCGCCAGGATACCATTGAAACCTTAAATGAAGCCACTCAGTTATACGTGTTAGCGGCAAATATTCTGGGCCCTAAACCCCAGTCTATTCCCCGCAGAGGAACCACCAAACCCCAAACTTTTGCATCGCTAAAGAATAAACTGGACTCTTTTGGAAATGCGCTGGTTGATTTGGAAAACAGGTTTCCTTTCAATCAAAGTATTCCGCAAACAAAAAAAACAGACACCGAAGGTACAGAAACGCTGTTGGGCATTGGTCAAACATTGTACTTCTGCATTCCAATAAACGATCAACTACTGGGTTACTGGGATTTGGTTGCCGATCGGTTATTTAAAATCCGACATTGCATGAACATCGAAGGCATCGTTAGGCAGCTGCCACTGTTTCAGCCTCCCATTGATCCGGGCATGCTTGTTAAAGCGGCCGCAGGAGGAATCGATATCAGCAGTTTGGTAAGCGGGTTGAATCAACCTTTATCTCCCGTCCGTTCAACACTCTTAATTCAGAAAGCACAGGAAATTTGTGGCGAGGTACGTTCATTGGGTAACTCGTTGCTATCTGTACTGGAGAAGAAGGACGGTGAAGCCATTTCTCTCCTGCGACAAGAGCAGGATATTCGCATCCAGGAGCTGTCGCGTGATGTTCGTTATCTACAGTGGAAAGAGTCAGAATCGGCTACCTTCTCTTTACTAAAATCCAGAGAATCAGCCTACCAGAGATATCGCTACTACAAACTATTGTTAGGAAACAAAGAAGGCGATTTTAGCGATCTCGAACAAGTAGATTTAGAACGTACCACTCTAACAGAAGAAAACTTTGATGAGGTATATCAAGAGCTGGTTGGTAAATATGAGGAAGATATTCACTTAGATGATTATTCGATTACCGATCAAGCAGATAGCAGCAGTCCTTCCAATCAATCCGGTGCAACCGGGCTAGGGGAACTGCATTTAAATCGGAATGAATCGAAAGAGTTAAATCAGCATATGTTGGATGCCAGAAAGTTTAGAGATACTTCAAATTCGGCAAGCCACATTGGTTCGACTCTTGCTTTAATACCTTCTATGGGAATTGATTTTCATTATTGGGGCATAGGTGGTCGTAGTAAGGTTTCGGGAGGTGAAATGTTAGCTGCAGTACAAAGATTAGTATCTAATTATTATAGTTTTAAAGCATCAAATGAAGATAGTTATGGAGCTAGTGCCTCCAAAACTGCTACCTATGAACGTCGAGCCAACGACTGGATGCTACAAGCCAACCTTGCTGCCAAAGAGCTTACTCAAATGGGCCGGCAAATCATTTCATCGTTGATACGGGAACAAATCACAAAAAAGGAATACGATAATCAGCTACAGCAGATTGAGCATGCCAAAGAAGTGGACACCTTCCTAAGGGATAAATTCACAAACGATGAGCTGTATTCCTGGATGCAGGGAGAGCTCTCCAGACTCTATCATGAGTCCTATAAATTTGCTTTTGACATTGCTAAAAAAGCAGAACAAACCATGAAACACGAGCTCATGCGCCCGGAAGCAAATGAGCGAGACTTTATCAAATTCAACTACTGGGATGCCGGCAGGAAAGGCCTGCTGGCCGGGGAAGCCCTTACGTTTGATCTCAAGCGTATGGAAATGGCTTACCACGAATACAATAAGCGGGAATATGAGATTACGAAACATATTTCCATAAAGCAGCTGAATCCAATGGCACTGCTGCAATTAAAATCTGCAGGCGTGTGCGACGTTCAGGTTCCGGAGTGGCTTTTTGATATGGACTGTCCTGGCCATTACATGCGCCGCATTAAAAATGTTGCGGTATCAATTCCAGCAGTTGCAGGTCCATATACAAGTATAAACTGCACGCTTTCACTACAGAAAAGTACCATTCGAAAATCGCCAATCATTGGTGATCAATATGCACGTGATATTGAAAACGAGGATTCCCGCTTTATAGATTATTATGGAACGATCGAATCCATTGTGACCAGCAGCGCTCAAAATGACAGTGGTATGTTCGATGTAAATTTACGTGATGAGCGTTTTCTGCCTTTTGAGAATGCAGGTGCCGAAAGCACATGGCGTATAGAACTACCCTCTGAAGTTCGCCAATTTGACTATAATACGATTTCAGATGTGATCCTTCATATTCGCTATACGTCAAGACAAGGTGGCGGCCAAATGGCTAAAGAGGCCTCGTCCAACATCAAAACATTGGTAGGAAATGTTAATAAAAATGGGCTTACCCGTTTGTTTAGCCTGAAGCATGACTTCCCCACAGAATGGCGTAAGTTTAGTAATTCGGAAGATAGAACCTTCAAAGCCACTATAACTAAGGATCACTTTCCATACATAACACAAATTGGTGATATAAATGTGGACGACGATAGTGGTTCACTGCCTTATCAACTAATCGAGATTAAGCAAGATAATCTGGATTTAAATACAATTCCTTTAAATAATATTGGTATTAATTTAGCTATAGATGACAGTGATAAAGGACTCGAAATAACAGATGATGAAGCCGGGACCTTAAAAGGTATAGATGGTGATCTGTTCTTTCTGGTTTATTATAGTATTGATGTTTAG
- a CDS encoding ATP-binding protein, with protein sequence MKGRKMITDQLLDNAPCGYLQIDRGGAILRINKTLRRWLGYDGDEEIEARSIEDLLKTGSKIYCHTHVLPLLNMQGELSEINLTMKGRNSVTFPALINAKKDAADPGKIHTFSVFVVDITQRKMYESELLKERKKAENATVRLKQVNSDLEQFAYTASHDLQGPLRTISGMIELLEKKKIIEPGSEGYKLFSLIKRNSNQMKMMVRDLLEYSKVNDSQPDYSSVSIGDVCRQSINLLKDDVKNNGAVFHISEMPVISGSEPQLIRLFQNLFENAIKYRSEETPVIAVTQNTTHDYYYIRVRDNGIGFEKENTAKIFSFMKRLHTDEDIPGTGIGLTSCKRIMKHHGGSISAESKPGEGSVFKLQFTKN encoded by the coding sequence ATGAAAGGGAGAAAAATGATAACAGATCAGCTTCTCGATAACGCACCCTGCGGGTATTTGCAGATAGACAGAGGTGGTGCAATATTGAGGATAAATAAAACGCTAAGAAGATGGCTCGGTTATGACGGCGATGAAGAGATTGAGGCTCGTTCAATCGAGGATTTGCTCAAAACTGGTAGTAAAATCTACTGTCATACCCATGTATTACCTTTGCTGAATATGCAAGGGGAACTATCGGAAATCAATCTTACGATGAAAGGCAGAAACTCGGTCACATTTCCAGCACTGATAAATGCGAAAAAGGACGCTGCTGATCCGGGTAAAATACACACATTTAGTGTTTTTGTTGTGGACATCACCCAGCGAAAGATGTACGAAAGTGAGCTTTTAAAAGAACGGAAGAAAGCTGAGAATGCTACAGTTAGACTGAAACAGGTAAATAGTGACCTCGAGCAGTTTGCCTACACTGCTTCTCACGACCTGCAGGGTCCGCTTAGGACTATATCCGGAATGATTGAATTACTTGAAAAGAAAAAGATTATAGAACCAGGTTCAGAAGGTTATAAACTATTTTCTCTGATCAAAAGAAATTCAAATCAAATGAAAATGATGGTTCGGGATCTGCTTGAATATTCGAAAGTAAATGATAGTCAGCCAGATTATTCCTCAGTTTCTATTGGAGATGTGTGCCGGCAGTCGATCAATTTGCTTAAAGATGATGTGAAAAATAATGGGGCTGTGTTCCATATTTCCGAAATGCCGGTTATTTCGGGGTCAGAACCGCAACTGATAAGACTATTTCAGAATCTCTTCGAAAATGCAATAAAATATCGGTCAGAAGAGACACCGGTTATTGCGGTAACTCAGAATACAACCCATGATTATTATTACATACGTGTTAGAGATAATGGGATCGGGTTTGAAAAGGAAAACACCGCAAAAATATTTTCTTTTATGAAGCGTCTCCATACCGATGAGGACATCCCTGGCACTGGGATTGGCCTTACGTCCTGTAAACGGATCATGAAACATCATGGGGGTTCGATAAGCGCCGAATCAAAACCTGGCGAAGGATCTGTATTTAAACTACAATTTACCAAAAATTAG
- a CDS encoding alpha/beta fold hydrolase translates to MKQSAVKRNNITQFGKGEQPMMFAHGYGCDQNMWRFITPEFEIEYKIVLFDHTGSGQSDESAYDFEKYDSLQGYAQDIIEICDELKLRNVILVSHSVSCMIGVLAAIQRPDLFDKLILIGPSPRYINDDSYYGGFSGVDIEDMIETLESNYLGWSSHITPIIAGHPEKPKYSGELYNSFCRMNPDIAKHFAKVTFLGDNRNDLPMVKVPVQIIQSNPDVIASVDVGKFVHQKIQNSLFTQIEVPGHLPHLTNPDATISAIKQFL, encoded by the coding sequence ATGAAGCAAAGTGCTGTTAAAAGAAATAATATTACCCAATTTGGTAAAGGTGAACAGCCGATGATGTTCGCCCACGGGTATGGCTGCGATCAAAACATGTGGCGGTTTATCACACCTGAATTTGAAATTGAATACAAGATTGTACTCTTTGATCATACCGGTTCCGGCCAATCTGATGAATCTGCGTACGACTTCGAAAAATATGACTCTCTTCAGGGATACGCACAGGATATCATTGAAATTTGTGATGAGCTGAAACTCAGAAACGTGATTTTGGTGAGTCATTCAGTGAGCTGTATGATTGGAGTTCTGGCAGCGATTCAACGACCGGATCTATTTGACAAACTTATTTTAATTGGTCCTTCCCCTCGTTATATCAATGATGATAGTTACTACGGCGGATTTTCAGGAGTGGATATTGAGGATATGATCGAAACCCTTGAAAGTAATTATCTTGGCTGGTCGAGCCATATTACACCAATAATTGCCGGCCACCCGGAAAAACCGAAATACTCAGGTGAGCTGTACAACAGTTTTTGCCGGATGAATCCTGACATCGCAAAACACTTTGCAAAAGTTACCTTTTTGGGGGATAACCGGAATGATCTGCCAATGGTGAAAGTACCTGTTCAGATCATTCAAAGTAATCCGGATGTGATTGCTTCGGTTGATGTGGGAAAGTTTGTGCATCAAAAAATACAGAACAGCCTTTTCACTCAGATTGAAGTTCCAGGACACCTTCCTCATCTTACAAATCCGGATGCCACAATCAGTGCAATAAAGCAATTTCTATAA
- a CDS encoding sensor histidine kinase, translating into MPILMIIENEINTDFPSHDKGLNGLKGRLMPILKMASDICETTTSLIYMHEDSDIRILASNGINKEPVVTAVKKISGMLDLDEGLSIIQNVRDHKRVTTLLSDLEIDNVQFYAGVPIRNESGTKIGALCICDSNPRNLLDVQKNNLGVMAGAAEAHIMLFKEKELSNKNSRELKIKSAFLNNSTELTFLLEPNFGNIRDVSYDVEKVLGYSPDVLRGKSFTEIAELNGVVVDTIEQWFLTGNLQKGHYSTSVRLIDHQNRKRWFQCEFSADKNHWYVTARDINKKKVAQQGVRDLKVKLKKVVSVAKDLIYKLDWASGNLSWGDELTDVLGYPHTEKFVDYDWWIDKIHPEDLERVIRDVAQTVEGESQKAKLVYRIRTFDGPYKYVMNRIYVDRHEDGTPKNIIGAIVDVTEVVKLEEQSRRNEKSLEEKETLLAEVHHRVKNNLAMVSGMLQLQIYTETDERVQQKLIASTERIQTMATIHELLYNSSSFENLRIDENIEKIISSLVSTYEESLDMHVSFDMEPVKLNINEALPCSLIVNEVITNVLKYAFSDGGTGLLDISLIEEDETVTLKIRDDGKGLPDDFDPEGNGSSLGMELIQTLTKQLKGENLYTSLDRGVEFMLAFDKSNEKDVGFILE; encoded by the coding sequence ATGCCTATACTTATGATTATAGAGAATGAAATAAACACAGATTTCCCATCTCATGATAAGGGTTTGAATGGACTGAAAGGCCGGTTGATGCCGATCCTGAAAATGGCGTCCGATATTTGTGAAACGACCACTTCGCTGATTTACATGCATGAGGATTCTGATATTAGGATACTAGCATCCAATGGAATTAATAAAGAACCTGTCGTTACCGCAGTTAAAAAAATTTCAGGCATGTTGGATCTAGATGAGGGGTTGTCCATCATTCAAAATGTTCGGGACCATAAGAGAGTAACTACTCTGCTGTCTGATCTGGAAATAGATAATGTTCAATTCTACGCTGGTGTCCCTATCAGAAATGAGTCCGGGACTAAAATTGGGGCTCTTTGTATATGTGACTCCAACCCCCGTAATCTATTAGATGTTCAGAAAAATAATCTTGGGGTGATGGCTGGTGCAGCAGAAGCCCATATTATGCTCTTCAAAGAAAAAGAATTGTCGAATAAAAATAGCAGAGAACTGAAAATCAAATCTGCATTCCTAAATAATTCAACAGAACTTACATTCCTCCTGGAGCCTAATTTTGGGAATATCAGGGATGTCAGCTACGATGTGGAGAAGGTGTTAGGTTACTCGCCGGATGTGTTACGGGGGAAATCATTTACCGAAATTGCGGAATTAAATGGGGTTGTAGTTGATACAATAGAACAATGGTTTTTGACTGGAAATCTACAAAAGGGCCACTATTCAACATCGGTTCGGCTTATAGATCATCAGAACCGGAAACGATGGTTTCAGTGTGAATTCTCGGCTGATAAGAACCATTGGTATGTAACAGCCAGAGACATCAATAAGAAGAAAGTAGCACAACAAGGGGTCCGTGACCTTAAAGTTAAACTAAAAAAAGTTGTATCGGTTGCCAAGGATCTCATCTATAAACTGGATTGGGCGTCGGGAAATCTCTCTTGGGGAGATGAGTTAACCGATGTTCTCGGCTATCCACATACGGAAAAATTTGTGGATTATGATTGGTGGATAGATAAAATTCACCCCGAAGATCTTGAACGGGTGATCCGTGATGTGGCCCAAACGGTAGAAGGGGAAAGCCAGAAAGCAAAACTAGTGTACCGAATCAGAACATTCGATGGGCCCTACAAATATGTGATGAATCGCATCTATGTGGATCGACATGAAGATGGTACACCGAAAAATATCATTGGAGCCATTGTGGACGTTACTGAAGTGGTGAAATTAGAAGAGCAATCAAGAAGAAATGAGAAATCGCTGGAAGAGAAAGAAACGTTACTTGCTGAGGTTCATCACCGGGTAAAAAATAACCTTGCTATGGTGTCTGGAATGCTGCAGCTGCAAATATATACTGAAACGGATGAACGGGTACAGCAAAAATTAATTGCCAGTACCGAACGTATTCAGACCATGGCAACCATCCATGAACTGCTTTATAATTCTTCAAGTTTTGAAAATCTAAGAATTGATGAAAATATCGAAAAGATCATCTCTAGTTTAGTGAGTACTTATGAAGAATCTCTTGATATGCATGTCTCGTTTGATATGGAGCCGGTTAAATTGAATATCAACGAAGCGCTTCCGTGCTCACTCATTGTAAACGAAGTCATTACAAATGTGCTTAAATATGCATTTAGTGACGGGGGTACAGGATTATTGGATATTTCTCTAATCGAAGAAGATGAAACAGTAACGCTGAAAATCCGGGATGATGGAAAGGGTCTGCCGGATGATTTCGACCCCGAAGGAAACGGAAGCTCTCTTGGGATGGAGTTGATTCAAACGCTCACAAAACAGCTTAAAGGTGAAAATTTATATACATCCCTGGATCGTGGGGTGGAATTCATGCTTGCCTTCGATAAATCAAATGAGAAAGATGTAGGTTTTATTTTAGAGTAA